ATAGACTTTAGCCAGTGATACAGCTACTGTAGGTACAAATTTCATTTGTTTTTCTTCTACTTGCAGTTTCAGTGCTTCTTCCCAATTTTCTCTTGTAGCAAGTTTTAAATGGATGTTCACAGTTTTAGGGCTCCTTTGAAAAAGAGTGTTTACTTTTTATATTCAACGAGTCATAACTATTCCCTTTCATAAATAAACAACCCCTTATCAAAATCCTGCTATAACATGATTTTGATAAAATCTTGAATAAACTTTTCTTCATCTAATTCTAATACAATTTGAATCCCTTCAGATTGCGTATTTGGACGGAAATCAGCAAAAGTCTGTCCCTTCGTTTCACCTATTGTATCTACAGTAACTTTACGATATACATATTTAAAAAATGTAGGATTTACTAATGCGCTAATAGCAAGTACATCATGTAATAGTGGGCCTTCAATAGCAGGGTTAAGTGTTTTATAAGCTGATAAATAGTAATCATACATCGGTTTCATAATTGATTGGAATGGGTTAGATGTATTGGCTAGTATATAGTCCATTACATTTGGAGTTAAGACTGCTTTTTTCGTTACATTTAAGGGGAATATCGTTAAATTCCTAGCTTGATGAATGACGATTCTACTTGCTAAAGGGTCTCCATAAACGTTTGCCTCTGCTAGTGGAGTAACATTTCCAGGTTCCAGAAAAACACCGCCCATAAAATAAACCTCTTGTATATTTTGCATCATGTCATTCCATAAATTAAATGCAATTGCTAATGAAGTCGATCTGCCAACATCAATAATTACTAGGTCTTTTCCGTATGTTACAAGAATCGAAGCGATACTACCAAAATTATATATCGGAATAGATAACACATTTTCTGGCACATTGATAGGACCTAATCCTTCTGGCCCATGAATTTCAGGATAATATACAGTAAGTTCATCTGTAAACGGCATCGTGGCACCGCTAATAACAGGAATGTCTATCCTATCAGCTAATTGTAAAATATATGCTGCATTATGAGCTGCGTGTATTTGCTCCACATTTCCGTATCCCGTTACGATACCAACAATCTCAATTTCAGGATGTAGTAGACCATACATAATCGCAAACGAATCATCGATACCTGGGTCTCCAAAAAATAAAACTTTTTTCAAATGATACTCTCCTCTCATATATAAAATAGAACAAATGATAGTTATGTATATGTAAAAAAGTAATAATTCTATGCATTTTTTAAGACAATAGCCATCAGAAGGTGTGTTTACAAACGGCTTAAAAAATGAAAGGAGCTAGCGTAGTGCTAGCTCCTTTCATTCTGGTAAATAATTTAATAGCTTCATTAAATCTCGTACAAAAGCTAGACTAGCTGACTTTAATAAAACAGGTACTTCTTTAAAATGATTTCTCAGACCAGTATCAACCTTCCTAGAGTAATCTTTCTCGTCTTCTAAAAGGAAATCTACTGTTACTTCGGAGACGCCTGAATAAGATGTAATATACGCTAATGCAATATAAGATAATACAGATTGGACGATTGTCAAATATAAAGATGTAAACAGACTATGAATCTAGTTCTTTATCTCAAAGAGTTGCTGCGGAATGGTGGGTTATATCAAGATCATGTAGCAAACGTGAGATTACAATTAAAAGAGCGAAGATACATAATGACCCAATCTTTAAATACATATTGCGCTGACACTGCAACGTGGGATATTCCTGATGGTGGATTGTTTATCTGGTTAAAAATAGTGCCGAAGATTCCAATGAAAAAATTATTCTCAAAAGCGTTATCTAAAGGAATACTGCTGAATTCAGGGGGTATTTATGAGGAAGAACCTGATCAATATGTGCGCTTATCGTACGGTTATGCCTCTACTGAAGAAATTACAAAAGGAATTTATATATTAAGTGAAATTGTTCGTGAGTTAATAGAATAATAAAAAGTCCTCTTCATTTGGAGAGAACTTTTTATTGCATTTTATAAATGATTTACCACAATTTCATTTCATGCCCTAACAAAATAAGCTCTTCATACGGATCTCCATCTATATTCAAAATTTGTGCAAAAGCAGGTTCCGTTTTTATCCCTTCTGCTTTTAAAGAAATGATATCTTTTCGAATATGAGGTTGCTGCATTAATAACATATGTTCAACTACCATATGTTTGTATGCATATTGATTCCGTACTGGTTGTGGTTGAGCAAACAACTCAAATTTAAAACCTTCAAATTGAAAGCTTGCTTTTATAGTTGGGATATTTCTAATGTTTTTTCTTTTTATTTCAAACTCATCACAGCAACCATATAAAGATTGAATTTCTTTCTCAAACTCATCAAAATTATGTACTTCCATTACGATATCTAAATCAGAATGTACTGTATCAATTCTTATAGGAACTGTCCCACAAAGTACAGGAGTGTATAAAGCTAAATCTTCCATTATTTTTATTTTATCTATACTGTCGTACACTTTTTGTTGTTTTTCATTTCCAGATCGTAAATATGTAATAGATGTAAACATAGAAGTCTCTCCTTCATTTAACGTAATACCTGTATCATTAAAGTTCAATGGAAAATTAATTAGGATCATTAGATGCTGTTCTAGAAATACCTGTATTTCAATATATTAAGTCGAGCCAACAATGTTTTTCAACTTTTCTTCCATTCTGCAATACTATATAAATAAAAAAGGGGGAATTACTTTGGATATTTTCCATATCCTTTTGGCCATTCATATATTATTTGGAACAATTTGCTTAATTTCTGGAATTGTGGCTATGTATGCTCCAAAAAGAAAAGGAAAACATACTGAATGGGGTGAAATATACCACGCATCTTATGTTGTCATATTTCTTACTGCAGTTATATTGTCTATTTTACATTGGGATGAAATTGCATTTTTATTTTATATAGCAATTATTTCCTACTCATTTGCACTTTACGGTTATCTTGCAAGAAAGAAACGATGGAACAATTGGTTACAACATCATATTAGAGGAATGTTAGGCTCATATATCGGTGCAGTTACCGCGCTTTTAGTAAACGTCGGAATATATATCCCTATTTTAAATTTACTTCCGCCGTTATGGTTTTGGTTTTTACCTACAATAATCGGTATTCCTCTTGTAGCAAGTGTATCAAAAAGATATAAAAAACAAAGAAAGAATTAATTACATTTTGATGACTTTCTAATTAAATTTGTAAAGAAGATAAAAAATTTCCTATATGATTTATCGATCAGGTAGTTTTTTATCCAATATTTTCTATAGTATATGAATCACATCACTGTTTACTATCAAAATTAAATATAGGAGGAATTTAA
The DNA window shown above is from Bacillus clarus and carries:
- a CDS encoding DUF4269 domain-containing protein → MFTSITYLRSGNEKQQKVYDSIDKIKIMEDLALYTPVLCGTVPIRIDTVHSDLDIVMEVHNFDEFEKEIQSLYGCCDEFEIKRKNIRNIPTIKASFQFEGFKFELFAQPQPVRNQYAYKHMVVEHMLLMQQPHIRKDIISLKAEGIKTEPAFAQILNIDGDPYEELILLGHEMKLW
- a CDS encoding nucleoside hydrolase — its product is MKKVLFFGDPGIDDSFAIMYGLLHPEIEIVGIVTGYGNVEQIHAAHNAAYILQLADRIDIPVISGATMPFTDELTVYYPEIHGPEGLGPINVPENVLSIPIYNFGSIASILVTYGKDLVIIDVGRSTSLAIAFNLWNDMMQNIQEVYFMGGVFLEPGNVTPLAEANVYGDPLASRIVIHQARNLTIFPLNVTKKAVLTPNVMDYILANTSNPFQSIMKPMYDYYLSAYKTLNPAIEGPLLHDVLAISALVNPTFFKYVYRKVTVDTIGETKGQTFADFRPNTQSEGIQIVLELDEEKFIQDFIKIML